The genomic stretch AGGCCGTTCTCGGTTAAAAGGTGCAGTTAAATTTGATAAAAGAAATAATCTGTATATTCTCTACGCTGAATTCCTAAAAAGATATCAACCACAATATTTTTTATTTGAAAATGTAGCTGGTCTTTTATCCGCAAAGGATAATTATGGAAACTTATATTATGATAAAATGATAAAGCTCTTTACAGAATGCGGGTATCACATTGAAGAAAATATATTACAAGCAAATGATTATGGAGTTCTTCAAAACAGAAAACGGGTATTTTTAGTCGGGGCGAGAACTAAAAAATCAGGTTTCTTCCCGCGTCCTGATAATTGGAATCCTCAAGTTAAAGTCTCTGAGGTTTTAAATGATCTTCCTCCATTGAAAGCTGGTGAAGGATCGATAAAACCCAGTAAAGCACTTCACTATAATGGAAAATACTTATACGAATCTGGTATCAAAAACGATATAATCCCTATTACTTTTCATACTGCCAGGTCTCATTCAGAGCAAGATAAAGAGATTTATCACTTGGTAGTTGATCTTTGGATGAAAGAAAAAAAACGATTAGATTATAATGATTTACCCGACAGATTAAAAACTCATAGAAATCGTGTTTCATTTATAGATCGTTTTAAAGTCGTAGCAAATGATATACCCTATTGTCATACTATTGTTGCTCATCTGGCAAAGGACGGGCACTATTATATTCATCCCGATATTAATCAAAATAGATCATTAACACCACGTGAGGCCGCAAGATTCCAATCTTTTCCTGATGACTATTTTTTTGAAAGTAACTCTGAAATTCCTGGACGTACGCAGGCATTTAAACAGATAGGAAATGCAGTTCCTGTATTACTTGCTCAGAAAATCGCTGATCAAATGAAAAGGATAATGTAAATGGCAGATTCTCCTGTATTTAAAACACGAGCAAGATTAATAATTCAATTAGGCGAACAATTAATTAAAGATGAATCAATTGCATTACTCGAACTAATAAAAAACTCTTATGATGCAGATGCCTTGAATTGTGATGTACAAATAAAATATCCGCAGAATACTGAAAAAGGTATAATTTCTATTTACGATGATGGTGATGG from Brevinematales bacterium encodes the following:
- a CDS encoding DNA cytosine methyltransferase produces the protein MGSGNRPKLLDLFSGAGGLAEGFIRAGFEPIAHIEMDPAACYTLKTRMSYHWLKNTDNLNVYIDYITGNISREEFYSRIPKKVINTVLNYEISDVNLPIIFKAIDSLLEDQKLDIIIGGPPCQAYSLVGRSRLKGAVKFDKRNNLYILYAEFLKRYQPQYFLFENVAGLLSAKDNYGNLYYDKMIKLFTECGYHIEENILQANDYGVLQNRKRVFLVGARTKKSGFFPRPDNWNPQVKVSEVLNDLPPLKAGEGSIKPSKALHYNGKYLYESGIKNDIIPITFHTARSHSEQDKEIYHLVVDLWMKEKKRLDYNDLPDRLKTHRNRVSFIDRFKVVANDIPYCHTIVAHLAKDGHYYIHPDINQNRSLTPREAARFQSFPDDYFFESNSEIPGRTQAFKQIGNAVPVLLAQKIADQMKRIM